The Anaerolineae bacterium sequence ATTTGAATACCGATTAGCTTGACCTTTATTATCCCATATTTTCTTGTTAATGTTAAATCTTATGTCACTGCAAAAGTCGAGTAATGAAACAACTTTTCCCTTGGCTATGCCGGGACTCGGAGGAGGTGGGGGAAACTCACCGGGAGACTGCAAATACCGATGAATCCCTACAAGTACAAACTATTGATTTAACGCTTGTTTCAAAAACAGCAATCGCGCTATTGTATCAATTCTAACGCCCCTCGTCAATTGCCTTGCTCCTCTCATCGGCCTGTGTTATACTGTGTGTTGCGAGGCGGCTATGACCGAACCATTCACCCACCAAACCTTTCTTTCCCCCTTTACCTGGCGCTACGGCAGCAACGAAATGCGCCAAATTTGGAGCGAAACTCACAAACGGCAATTGTGGCGGCAATTGTGGGTGGCCCTGGCCCAGGCCCAACAATCCGTTGGGCTGGTGACGCAGGCCCAGGTAGACGATTTATTGGCCCACGCCGCCGAAATAAATATTGACCGGTCCGCCGAAATTGAAGCCGAAATCCACCACGACTTGATGGCCGAAGTCAAAACTTTTGCCGAGCAGTGTCCGGTGGGCGGCGGCATCATTCACCTGGGCGCCACCTCTATGGACATAGAAGACAACGCCGACGCCCTACGCCTGCGTGAAAGTCTGGATTTGATTTTGGTCAGGCTGACCGCTCTCCTGATCGAATTGGCCGCCCAAATTGAGCAGTGGGCCGACACCCCCATTATCGGTTTTACCCATCTCCAACCCGCCGAGCCGACTACTCTGGGGTATCGCCTGGCCCAATATGGCTTTGATTTGCTGACCGATTTGGCCGAACTGCGTCGCGCGCGGGACGGCATCCGGGGCAAAGGGTTCAAAGGCGCGGTGGGCACGTCGGCCTCATATCAAGAACTATTAGCCTCGGCGGATGGTTCAGGTTGGCCCGTAGCCCGCCTGGAGGCAGCAATTATGGCCGCCATTGGCCTGGAACCTTTCCCCGTAGCCACCCAAACCTACCCCCGCAAACAGGATTGGCTGGCGCTGAATGCCCTGGCCGGGCTGGCCGGTTCGCTTTACAAATTTTCCTTTGACCTGCGCCTGTTGCAAGCTCCCTGCCTGGGCGAGTGGGCCGAACCGTTTGGCCGGCATCAGGTTGGCTCCAGCGCCATGCCCTTCAAGCGCAACCCCATCAACGCCGAAAACATTAATAGCCTGGCCCGTTTTGTGGCCGGCCTGCCCCGCGTGGCCTGGGACAACGCGGCCCATTCATTGCTGGAACGCACGTTGGACGACTCGGCTAACCGGCGGGAGATATTCCCCGCCGCCTTTTTGGCCACCGATGAAATTTTGCGCCGGGCGACTCGATTGGTGCGCGACCTGCGGGTTGACGAAACGGCCCAGGCCCGCAACCTGGAAAAGTACGGCACCTTTGCCGCCACCGAACGGGTGTTAATGGCTGCGGTCAAAGCCGGGGCCGACCGCCAGGCAATGCACGAAATTATCCGCCAACACAGTCTGTCCGCCTGGGCCGAACTGGCTGCGGGCGGCCCCAACCCCTTACCCGCCCGCCTGGTCAGGGACGAGAGAATTACTCGCTACCTCCCCCCGGAGCAGGTTGCCACGTTATTGAACGCCGGCCAATACGTGGGTGATGCCCCGGAACGGGCCAGAGAGTTGGCTAAACAAATAAAAACGGTGATATAATACGGCAAATAACTGAAAGGAGCAATCACTCATGTTACTACGCGGCACACTTTTGGCAGAGTCGCCTATTTATCGCGGCAATGCCCGCAAAACGCTTTTTACCAGGGACGGCGACGGCACCCAGCGCCTGGTCTCCCTGGCCGGGGAAATCCAGGGTACGGCCCAGGCCCTCATGGACGCCTTCATCGGCGAATCCCGCGACGGCCGCAACACCGGCCTGCTCAACCAGTTGTGGCAGCGTTTGTACAACTCGCCGCTGCCGCGAGGCTTGATTACCAAAGTGGATTGTAAGCTACAAAAAGAGGCCTATCCTCGAGATAATTTTTTTGACCTGCGCATGGGCGTCAGGCTCGACGAAGACCGCTGGGCCATTGAGTCTAACGCCAACTACAAAATGGAAACCCTGTACCGGAACTCAACCTTTGATTTCTCTATGGCGGTGGATGACGGCCTGTTGCAGAAAAACGACAACCAGGCCCGGCTTTATTACGTGCTGCAAGAACTCCAGGCCGGGCGATTTTGGTTTGGCGCGGGCAAAAGCAAAGGGCTGGGCCGATGCCGCTTAGACATAAAATTGCCCTTTGCCGCGCCGGAGAACCCGCCTGCTTTACGCCCCGGAACCAATCACCTCCGCTTGGCCCTCACCTTTAAGGCCAACAATCCCCTGCTGGTCGGCTGGAACTGGGGCAAGGTGGACCCCGATGTGCCCGCTTTTGCCGCCATTGACGGCCGGGTGCTGGTGGCCGCCATGCGCGACTTGCCGGACCCTATCCGCAGCCGATTGGAGATGAGCTTAAGCGGCCCTATTCTTAGCCCGGAGGATTGGAAACAAAAACTGGCCGAATATTTGCCCCGCGTTATTGCCATCTGGCTGCAAGAACGCTCCTCCGCCGAGGCCGAATCCCTGGTGCTGCCCGCTTCGGCTTTGAAAAAGTTGGGCAAAGGTAAATTTGGCCTTTCCGCAAAAGTGCTGGAGAAGCTTGAGCCGCTGGTGGGCCAACCCTTTTCTGATCGGGAATTGGCTGAGGCGGCGGTTACAGAGGCTCTGGCCGACAAGGCCAATATGGCCAATCGTGTGCTGGACGCGATGGAAGTTAAAGTGGAAGCCCGCCACGAGTTTGACCAAAAAGCCTGGCAATCTTTAGCCGCCGCAGTGGGCATGGAAGCCGACCTGGGCCAACAATTGACCGCCCGGCTTGACAGCGAGGCTGAGTTGGTTGAAATTTTGCGGGGGGCCTGTCGCCGCGCTTTGCCCCGGCTGTATGATCAAATTGACCAGCAAATCCATCTTTTGCAAAGCGACGCCTGGGTGGACGCCGAAATCGCCAGCCGGACGGAACACCTGCGCGTCAAACAAATGCTGTTGCAAGGCAAAATCAACGAACAGCAGTGGCACAACCGCCACCAATCTCCCCAGGGTATCAGCGACCGGGCCTGGCGCGATTTTTTAGATAGCCACAGCCGGGTGCGCTTTAAGCACCTGTTAAGCCCGGTGAATTTGCGCAAAAGCATTGCCAACGACGAAAACTTCATTGCCTTCCTGCAAGCTTATCGCGACCGCACCCGCCAGGAATTGGCCCAGCCCCAGCACATTGATTTTCGGGCGGGCGGCATCGGCGGGCGCGAAATGTCGAAAAAATACGGCAAACCCTACGACACAGTCTTTATGCGCATGCTCTCCTGGTCGCCCGGCCAGGATAAGGAGCGGTGGGAGGTTTATATTCCGGGCAGTACCATCAAGGGCGCGTTCCGCAAGCGGGCCTCGCAAGTACTAAAAACGTTGTGGGGTGAATCCGGCCGGACCAAAGAAGTGTTGGAAAATCTTTTTGGAGCGCAACGGCGGCGGGGCCTGGCTTTCTTCTCAGATGCCTACCTGGTTGACCCCCAAAATCCGGACCGGGCCTGGTGCTCAATGGACGGCGTTAAGATGAACCCCAGCACCGGCCAGCCCATTGAGCAGGCCAAGAGCGATTACCTGTTTGCCTACGGTGAGCAGCTTGTGTTCCAACTCCGGCTGGATTTGCAGGATATTCAATTAGAGGACCTGGAATCGGTGTCCTTGCTGCTGCATTTGCTGCAAGATTTCCAAAAAGGCGATATTCCCTTGGGCGGCGAAAAAAGCAGCGGCTTTGGCTGGGTTCAAGCTAACGTAGCCGACCTGACCTGGCTCACCGCCGGCCCGGACGACGTAGGCCAACAGTTATTTGGCAAGCAGGCTTTAACCCCGGCCGGCGTTTGGCAAAAACTGGAACTTAAAGGCCAAACGGCGGCGGATGCCTTGCCGGTGATTGACCCGCTGAAGGCGGAAACAAAAGTGTCCAAAAGCCCGCCCCAGGCCCGGGCCGGTTTTATCTCGCACCGGGCCTTTGGCGGTTACTGCGGCAGCCTGGCCGTGGAAGCCACTATCTTAACGCCCATCAGCATCCGCGAAAGCGGCGAACCATCCTTTACGGCCACGCTGAGCGACGGCCCCAGCCACGGCTACGACTTTTTTGCCCTGGCCCCGCCCGAAGCGGCCCTCCGTAACCAGGACAAAACTTACGCCCTGCCCAGCAAGAGCCTGCGGGGTATGCTGCGCCACATTTACGCCATCGCCAGCAACTCTATTGAGGACAGCCCGGACATCGGCCAGCTTAACCCCACCGACAGCCTCTTTGGCTGGGTGGGCCGGGGGCCTAACCAATCCCTGATGAGCCGGTTGGTATTCAACTTTGGCCTTTTTGAGTCGCCGGAGTTGGCCTGGTTCAAAACCCCGTACCCCTACGGCGGCTGGAAATATCAAAACGGCCAGTGGCAAAAAACAGCGGGCAACGGCGTGCCCCGCGTGCGCATTGGCGGGCACTGGCGCGTATTTCCCCATACCCCCCTGGCCCCCATTGTGGAGCAAATGGCCGACTTTCAACCGGACACGGCCCAGGCCAACTATTGCCGGGCCATTTTGCCCGGCGCGCGCGCCCGGTTTGAGGTGCGTTTCTGGAACCTGACCGAAGCGGAGTTACAGCGGCTGGCTTGGTGTGTAGCGTTAGAGCCGGAGTTGGCGCACAAAATGGGCCAAAATCGGTATCTTGGTTTTGGCAGTTTGCGCCTGCGGCTGCTGCCTGACAGCTTTTTGGTTGATTGGACCAAACGGTATGATGGCGGCCCCGATCCAAAGTGGCGACTGCCGTTTGAGGCCGACCAGTGGCTCAACCCCAAAGTCATTGAGCATTACGCGGAGCTTACCCAGGCCCTCAATGCTAAGCAGCTTTGATTGGCTGCGCCGGAGTCGCACCGGCGCAGAATTGATCGTCACTCTGAAATATCTTGAAGAGCGGCCCGATTTATTCTCCGGCGAAGAAGAAATTGGGCCGCCTCACTCTGCGCTCAACGGCCCATGCCGACGCTGTTGGCTTTATTCGCGTCAGCCGGAGCAGCCCTACTGCCCGGCCTGCCAGTTAATTCTGGACAACGTGGGGCGGTTTGCGCCGGTGTCGCGGCACGCCATTCTGATTTGGGGATATGTCAACCAGCTTCCCAAACAACTCCACCCTGGCCGGGGCTTTCAAGAACACCGCATTCTCTACACCTACATCCATGATGACCATCGCTTTTTGCTGGCCATGTACCGGCGCGGGTTAAAGCCCTGGCTGCAAGAATTGGCGCTGTATCATGGCGATACGCTCAAGGGGATGCTGCAAATTTTCCCCACCATGGGCGCGGGCGAGCAAACCGGCATGAGCGATATCCTGTGCCGGGCCATTCACCGCGAGGCCGATTTCTCCCGGGACCGGCTGCGGGTTAAATTTTTTGCCGACGCCTATGAAGTATTACGCACGCAAGACCGTGAGCGGGAGGGCATCTTGATTTTTGAGATAGCCGATTTTTTGAGCGTGCTGGAAATGGCCGCCATTTTTCGCACTGTGTTGCGCCCGGAAGAGCAAAAAATTATTTATGAACTGCTGCGCATGGAGGATGTGGAAGAAGAAAAATTTTACTGGGGCCGCCTGTTAGGGCAGCTCAACCAGGAAGCCAAAGATATGTTGAACGCCTGGA is a genomic window containing:
- the purB gene encoding adenylosuccinate lyase, whose translation is MTEPFTHQTFLSPFTWRYGSNEMRQIWSETHKRQLWRQLWVALAQAQQSVGLVTQAQVDDLLAHAAEINIDRSAEIEAEIHHDLMAEVKTFAEQCPVGGGIIHLGATSMDIEDNADALRLRESLDLILVRLTALLIELAAQIEQWADTPIIGFTHLQPAEPTTLGYRLAQYGFDLLTDLAELRRARDGIRGKGFKGAVGTSASYQELLASADGSGWPVARLEAAIMAAIGLEPFPVATQTYPRKQDWLALNALAGLAGSLYKFSFDLRLLQAPCLGEWAEPFGRHQVGSSAMPFKRNPINAENINSLARFVAGLPRVAWDNAAHSLLERTLDDSANRREIFPAAFLATDEILRRATRLVRDLRVDETAQARNLEKYGTFAATERVLMAAVKAGADRQAMHEIIRQHSLSAWAELAAGGPNPLPARLVRDERITRYLPPEQVATLLNAGQYVGDAPERARELAKQIKTVI